The following is a genomic window from Danaus plexippus chromosome 28, MEX_DaPlex, whole genome shotgun sequence.
AATGTGAAAACCGCCTGTCTGTTGTCACAGTAAAACCTCCAAAGCATATAATACGAATATTCATGAGTTATGTTagggaataatttaataaaatatcttcgaTTTGTTGTTTActcgtttattataaattcgtttaattttaaacttttctttgACCGCACtcagcatttaatattaattaaacaaagtaaGGAGCGTTTCCACTTACCATCAAATGTCATCAAGCTTCCATCggtctataaaaaattacttaactgTTCTCACACTAAGCGACTGTGACTCTCTCCAGACATAATCATTACATAACTCTTTGGTTTTTCCAGAAATCTTTTCTTTCTTCccttatatattcttaactaTCTTTGATTGACTACAGGAGATTTTTGGACGCTACATCAATTCTTCacataataagtatatacgttgttaaacttatttaatgtgatgttatgtaattaattcattatattatacggAACACTACCACCAAGACAGTTTCGGGCCTGCCTCGGTTTATTTCCATCACATCTTAATTTTACGACATCGATTCAAAAATCGTAACAAGCCTTTGCTTCATAGAacgtttatatatgttatataggCACAGGAATTACGATGAGTATGAATTGagagttttaaaattgtttcaatatatatatattattgtctgTTTGGACAAATTATTatgctatataatattattttcagtgtTAGTATTAAAACTCCAAACAGTCTGCTCGTTTACATACTCGGACTAGCTTCTCTTATTGTTCAAACGACAAAAATCAAACAACTCTTGCTGGCAAAAAAGTACTCAGACAACACTAAACAATGTTTGaactttgaataaaactaatatattcggatttactacgcgtttttctTCATTATCTCAACtccatactcccgacgtttcggttccttggCAACCGggatcatttaaatattattcaactaATGTTCTATaactatgatatatttaagtttagtGAAGTTATTCTTAAACAGGACTTCAAGGCTGTCATTACTCTCCTTATTTATCGTAacataacttcaaacaattatttctttgatgtcatttataatctataacatttttaaactgtacatttattataatctgtgcAAAACGAGagaacgttttatttattgtcacCTACATTGTAATTTTCGTATCTTTTTGTcgtttaatgtgttttttcgttagttattttttatttgcattcgTCTATCCGAAGTTTGATTCGAAAGCTTGAACGGTTCAGATCTCCGGTCATTTGTTCCCTGATGAGATGTTTCAATAATACCCGGATCATGGTTTTAATATGTAGCCGAGCATGTCACAAACGTggcaaaacattaaataactataataaaaaaatatatcataatatacaataaacgtTGATTTCGTTACAAAActattgctttttaaatttaacataaaatattacatacatattctgtctatttatctaaataacaCATCCATCACAgagttttgttaaaacaatattatcggCTTCCAGTCAACGTGAGTTTTGTCAATATTTCAATGATCCCTGTAACATGTAAGTTCTGTTACAAATCCAGTCTTATTGCGGTCTGACGTCGGGAGATCAGTCACTGCATCTCGTTACACAGAGCTGCTATTGTATATACTATtacagatatattaatattttcgtatgtaTGTGATCGTATTAACGCCGTAGTTGAAGTGAAATAAACTAGTcatgtatatattgaaaacgCTCTAAATTTAATCTACTTACAAACCGTGAGTAATATGatgtctttaaatttaattatgtcaaTGTTCCGGTTACGGCTGGACTGATTTTGATtggaattttatgaaaatgtcatAATAGTCGTGAACAGGACGTAAGTGACGAGAGTAACAGCTCTATACAGTTGCCAAGCTGTAATAATTTGAGATTAAAATTTGCATTTGCCGACACGCGTGTCTTTCAAGAGAGTCCTAGACACAGACTTACTCAGGATCTATCGATACCTGGCTAGTGCATACATCACtagaaaactaatatttacatCTATATCTGAGCTATGCAGGCtttaacttttctttttaattttccatagacacttaacatatttttgttgatatacaaaatgttttctatataatttcagGCTTTTTGGTTCAAtgacaaacagacaaacacacatatatatatatatatattaatttttgttatactttTCAAAACCTCCAAAGCTTTTTACTATAGTTacactaaattaattatagtttcatctatatattttaaagtaacaccTTTATACTTATCACACGTTCGCATAGTCACTGCAAACGTGGCGTTAATAGTTCCTCATTCATTGATCTTCACATTGCAGTATTAACGTGGGCTATTGAATGATAAACGCGAGACGCCTCGTATGGCGTATGACGAGGTAATCTTGTGgtaaatacacataaaaattaatatcaaacacaAGAAAGTGCTTATTTTAAGACAAGAAACTTTAACCGTTTCATTACAAACGAAACATTGACCttagaacataaaaaaaaactaacaaagaCACGAAAAAAGcgatttaataaacattataacattACCTAATATCACTGGGTTAATCATTCAGTtagtgaattaatataattgaataatatttttttatatactaacaGTCAGttgagagaaaaaaaataatagtttttttttaaatattagttcaaAGTGATCACATTCGTCTCTCGCTAGTTTCAAGGCCCCACAATCGTTATAATGCTGTAATTACTTCGCCCGTGATAACAGAAGacaggtaaaaaatatattaaattactccCACATGAAGCGAGATGCACTCTATATTAGTTcctaagttatttatattatatatttatatatatatatatataaagaatctAATCTAAATCTTTTGATAAGTACATTTAACGTAGACGTGATAGCTCAATTTTCGAAACGTGTGTGACACGTCACAGAGAGGACAGGTTCGAATTCAACGTGGTGAGAGATTGTTACCTAACAATTATTGAAAGACGACGTGACTGTACGTGTTTCAGTCGACGTTGGACTTATGTTAAGGGCATTCAActctgtgtatattttatatttagagcaATAAggatataataattcaaataaatatttctttctttgaGAAAAgcgaaaattaacaaaattaatataacatcacaattaatatcttttgtaatctttttttaactCTCTAACTAATAACTAGTTAAATCTAATTCAGATTGAATACGATCtataataaacaagaaaataaacaaaaaactataaaataccACATGagaatgtatatatgtatataaatatatgttaaaataagcCTGGaagcgtatttttttttaaattttaagtaaaatcacaaaacaaataatttttaatatttcaatagtaCTTAACGTGaaaatgttcaaatatattgattgtaaataaaatctgtGATGCCGGTGAGTACTCAATAGTTCAATGATCCAAGCGTGTGTTTGTCTTCTCCTCGGGTTGCGTAACTCCTAACGGTATGCTGTTTAAGATGGGAAATCttcattaatacaaatatatatactatgaaacttatatttttttaataacatagaattaattatacgATATTTGCTATAAACAATAGTACTACatgcaacaaaaaaatactaccgTTAACAGTGATAGCTGACTGAATAAAAAACGTcgcaaaaaatttttgaaagtcCCAACAAGTGGCCTTAGTATGTTTCTGAATAGTAAACGTAACACGGACGTTTGCGTTTTCATTCATGGACCGCTGCGACTCTGTGGTGGAACTTATAATAACGATTAAACTGTCCGTCTGTTggtaaacaattttaagtgGTACTAAGGCTACATTCCAATGGCTTGTGCGACGGCTTGGTCACTACTACATCTTACAGTGGCTTTGCTTGCTCCAgagtgtttaatataatttatgattagatttttttatatgcgagataaattttaattaaaaaaaactttgctGTTTCTCAATAATACgtactataattaaatatatgtacttggcattattttcaaaactatgTACTGTTAATATATCCCCTAACCTAACAGCTGGGGCTGAAGTTTACAATACTATAAGACGAGATCTTTATAACTTTCTTGTGCGTAACATTCCATACTACAGCTGTTTATCCGTTTTAGACACATCAGTTCAATTCGCACGTTCCGACGCATCTCAAAAACAAGCTCTAGTCAATAGATGCGTTATACACCAGGAGCTGTCTCGAAGCTTTTAACATATaagattaatgtttaaattctttaagtaATAGACTTTCCTTATAGTCAACACTGATAATTTCTTTGAGTTTATTTAAAGCGATCTCatcttttcttatatatagttacgaaaagttatttttgtttctgacatctataaataataatagtacaaTTTAGATGTACTTGTATTAGGAAACAAGTCGCTGATTAAATTAGCTTGtcgtcaaaataaaattataaatgttataaattaataatatttggattAACTTCTATacgaaacatatatatatatactaacttaaagaaaatatacatatatatctcttACAAGACTCTCAAAAGACTTTAAccagaatttttttatgaacaactAAGGTACATGAACTTTGTCTGTATAGATCGATCAAGTTTCTGTACAAacgtgtttgtttgtttgtctgttCGCTCCTAGACTACGGCCAATGCCAAGGTGGTCATATAAAAGGCCGGAACATCTCTGACTACAGCAGGAAGCGCTGTGAAGACTGACGTACGTACattactaattatttaattctaaagaaaatcataactttttaattgtttattttacaaaattactcattatttttcattgattttctatattttagtaGAATTTTATCGTATTATTGGTCTTTGACGATGTTTTTGctgtaaaatactttttcactATGACAGCCATTTAATTaactctatttatatatattcaaattaaaaagtcatttcttttaaagtcCTTTTTTTAGTGTTCAATATtctgttgatatttttatagtttttattataaaaatggaaattttccaaaaaaaaatattattccgtaaaataatattttgtaactaaaattgtattaaaacaaaataagccAGGACTTAAATTAGTtgctcttatttatatttttccgtAGTTTCTttgattatcatttaaattaaaaactctttaagtaatataaagcattaaaatatttttaaaacaatacttcGTAACGAATTCGCCTtacttctgttttattttcgtttttttatcctaatttgttactttaaatccgttttatgttataaaactaacCTGTTGCAGACAGACAGGGATTATTCCTTATATTAACTGTTAGCTCAATActacagttatattttatagtttgtaCATCTTTGTATGAACAATGGTCGATAGTACTAAAGCCTTTAGTACGGGTTAACGGTTACTGGAAGTACGGCGTTAATACATACCTTATAAACGTGCACTCTAAATAGTATCGCGAAATTTTtggttcatttaaattatgataatttaaatttaaatattcttaaataaatatgtttaccaATGATTGACaacagacatatatattttctaaatattttatattttctaaatatatttgtctgtTGTTGACTTCAATCGGTTACGATATTAATgagaaaaatgtaattaatgtagtcaatctatttacttataaaacaaacaagtcAAACGTTATTTCACTTTACGTGCGTTTccttgtataattattttttaattgtgaaATGTTTTGTCAACTCGTTTACTATCGGACGGATTATAATTTGTGTGCTGCGTGTGTTCTTAGCATTTTATACGAAAGAGGACATCGAACCCAAAACAATAGTacgagattttattataaaaccgtATCCTAGTAAAAATGTAGtgacttgaatatttttatatattacaagtaaataatatacacaaattagtagttatatttaactttgagtgacatttttgttgtttaagttttcttaatacggaaaatagttaatttttaataacaaacaagaCGTTATAACATGTGTACTGAGCATGTCATTACGACAGCGTCTGCGAGCCGCACTCACAGAAACATTGATTCCCtcgttcattatttttaatgtagatGCAATGAATTAattcagtaaataaatttcaccCGTTGACTATCAAATGTAAAAATCAAATGACAATGTTATAGTTATatgagttataataaaattaatatatttacttgaaccgcaataaaaatactcgttggtatttaagtttaaaaaaacttctatatatatatatttatatataattttgaatattgttttttgtatgttatataacaagagcacagattaaaaataaatacatgattatcttattataaacgTATGACATTCAGCGCTGGACTAGTTTATTTGTCCTGTCCGTGTGTATTCCTTGTCCCTGTGTGTAAAGGTTAGACGTAATTCTGTATTAATATCGGTAGACCGTAGGGTCAATtttacagttatttaaatagttaatgcATCTTCACCGTTATCAAGCGGCTCCTCAATTACCGATCAGACAACTTTCACATACTCCGATGCACTTTACTCAGCTTCTGGCTATGAACGTGTCAATTAGATGGTATTACGAGAGCGGTTATGAAAACTAATCCCGGGATATTTCTTCACACGTTCGTCATTACtatgaattaaacaatattataataagtttgatATATGCTGATAAGGTCCAGGAACACATAGCTACatagaaagtatatatttttatgtataataatgttttaaatactgtttttacctaattttatagttttaaaagcgACCCTTGTAGTCGTCGTGTAAAGTAACTCGTACTAATGAAGTCTTGTCTTGCGGAGGTTGTTTAAAAGCTTTGTTTCCACCAtatctcttattttaaattatgttgtgATGCGTAACTTTCAAGTCCCGGAATGTGgtcacatttattattttataaaattttcttcgaataaaaaatacttggttcataataatattagtatgattacaatttattttagtttttataaaattgtattaaatctcTACTAATTTTAACTATCCTTTTACGTACTTTTTTCCAtagtttttctatattaaaaccgAATAGACTTAGAATTTCACGCGAGCGCGAGGCCTGACTCTTacttaaaacatgtttttttcaaattacttcCCCTGAAACTAGTGTAAATATACtaatctgttttataaaatttaatcaaggACTCGGagatattacataatatttttagtcataATCAGatctatttcttatatttcagacattaattaaaaatggcgAGTATTAATCTCAGCAGACTTCTAGTTTTGTTAGCTGTGGCCCAGTATGGAGGTGCAAGTGACATTTTTCGgagtaagttttttattctactCAACAACAGAGGTCGCTACGACAGTTGTTTAATGTATACCCTTAATACATATCATgctaaattctaaataattgctagaaataaatattaatttattcttagcTCATACTAATgagtatatatttgttaagtaaattaatttatgacatATAGCGCCATCTTCGATcacgataataaatttacagatTCACTGAACAATCATGGCTAGATGGCGCTCTTAACCCTTGTTTTattggttttaattatatagatagTTTCAGGTCATATCTAACAGATGGCacttttcatgaaaatattatttcacatttttcaCTGTTTCCAGCACCCAGGCAATCAGGTCCAGGTGGTATATTCACTATAGGTAATGGTGAGCAGTGCCTGGGGGCGGACAGGTCCACGGGCGGAGTCTGTTTGTCACGAAACCAATGTAATACCCAGGGAGGAAAAGCAATCGGCTTCTGTGGAGTGTTCGCTACATGTTGCTCTTGtgagtttatttatacaattttttcctgttataacagaaaaataatcaataattcgGTTCTTCCGCAaagcatattttaattcataacaaATTCCAAACAGTGAACGCTTGTGACGTGCGAACCAACACGAAGGTGGCCGTCTTCATCAATCCTCCTCTGAACAAGGAGTCCTCGGGCCTGGAGTGTTCATACAACGTGGaaataaacaacaacaacGTGTGTCAGATGAGAATTGACTTCGAGACGTTTAACCTGGCGCCGCCCACCACAGTCAGTAGACAGCAACACGTCTTAAAATATCATCTAAAAGTCTGTGTTGAGTaacgaataaatatatcaaagtgaAAATACGTAACATAAAACGCGCACACGATCAGAACAAACTTATCTCTACCCTTAAAATACTGTGAACTCTTTCTTAGACTTATAGAACCAATGATAgtcatattaacaaaatatccaGGTGGAGCCAGTAGAGAACGTGACTCATCGTCCAGGTTACATCTGCAAGAACGACATTTTCCAAATCACCAACCTGCAAGCAAACTCCGACCTGCTGCCTTCCCTGTGCGGTGACAACAACGGACagcattgtaattattatatatcagatatataaatataaaataagctcATTATTAGTATTGTatggaaacaaataaaattctaagtgtttttttttgtgttcaaACGAAGTAGCTCATGTTCGTTATTTAGACAATAAGTGTGTcgttaatcatatttatagttaCTATGTTTCTAATCCTCTGTATCACCTATCACCTCTCATCACCTCCTCATCACCGTCAGTGTACGTGCGAGTGAACGCCACCACTAACTCCCGGTCCATCCGCCTGAACTTCAAGCTAGCGGATCGCGTCTCCCAACCGAACCTTCCTCAGGCCACGTGGAAGATCAAGGTCACTCAGCTGGAGTGCTTTAACACCCTCGGGTGAGTTACACCCGAACTACAACTATACTATACTTAGATGAATAGCATTCCATTACTAGAATGACTTAAAGGATACAGACTTTAAGACTAACACGACTGATGAcaattcaacaaaatattaaagaaggaTTACTAACAaagattctttattaaaactgacaacattataatttatatctcactaatatattttcattcaatatttaatttatttttgcccTCAGTAAATACCGCGATGGTATTTTGGACGCCATTACAGCGTCACTTCCGGCGACGCCCTTCTCGTCAACCGCAGACAGGGACGAGTATTTGATCGGTAAGAAGAacgtactttaaaaaaattaaaataaaaagagaaatagaaaaaaatcggataatacaacttttatatcattaaaggaaaacatttattatatatttttaaaagggtgtttagttttttaagaaaaagaagaattttagtaataatttgcATCTTTTGAAGTGGTTTTTGTGTTATgattgaaataacattttacaaagATTATCTACAGAGTTTTACAATATAtgatgtctgtgtgtgtgtgtgtgtgtgtagccCCGCCAGGCTGCCTGCAGTACTACCCTGACCGAGC
Proteins encoded in this region:
- the LOC116776275 gene encoding uncharacterized protein LOC116776275, whose amino-acid sequence is MASINLSRLLVLLAVAQYGGASDIFRTPRQSGPGGIFTIGNGEQCLGADRSTGGVCLSRNQCNTQGGKAIGFCGVFATCCSLNACDVRTNTKVAVFINPPLNKESSGLECSYNVEINNNNVCQMRIDFETFNLAPPTTVEPVENVTHRPGYICKNDIFQITNLQANSDLLPSLCGDNNGQHLYVRVNATTNSRSIRLNFKLADRVSQPNLPQATWKIKVTQLECFNTLGKYRDGILDAITASLPATPFSSTADRDEYLIAPPGCLQYYPDRAGFFESFNYNRGAGPYIANLAYATCFKRTSDVCGIKLTAASFDMAYHDDSNLFLDTDCQMNPVTQGLTLSEDYLFIPEAETADGLRGSKFCGSSASNQIIASTPPGPLYVYFHSDNLVTQDINESGYRFTYNVLNNCYLNKRN